In Archocentrus centrarchus isolate MPI-CPG fArcCen1 chromosome 1, fArcCen1, whole genome shotgun sequence, the following proteins share a genomic window:
- the c1h4orf33 gene encoding UPF0462 protein C4orf33 homolog, whose amino-acid sequence MQMQFDIKHTWDSDPVNHDPIRITFSPGQGGLRMEASGPFFNDPAAPAGPPGHAFPELWNYEVVESFFLDSTTENYLEVELCPHGQHLILLLSGVGQAFLQQLPMVFNTKITGDRWTGEALIPWTYFPPNVNKMNSYAIHGSGENRIYEALYPIPKEELEEGQKPNFHRLEYFKDFRLQNIMGEGWVQPESDLWIGKP is encoded by the exons ATGCAAATGCAGTTTGACATCAAACACACCTGGGACAGCGATCCTGTGAATCATGACCCTATCAGGATCACCTTCTCTCCTGGGCAAGGAGGCCTGAGGATGGAGGCGTCTGGTCCATTCTTCAATGATCCCGCTGCTCctgcagggcccccgggccatGCCTTCCCTGAACTCTGGAATTATGAAG TTGTAGAGTCCTTCTTCCTTGATAGTACTACAGAAAATTACCTGGAGGTGGAGCTTTGCCC ACATGGACAACATCTAATATTACTGTTGTCAGGAGTCGGCCAAGCATTCCTG CAACAGCTGCCCATGGTATTTAATACCAAGATCACAGGAGATAGGTGGACAGGTGAGGCACTCATCCCCTGGACATACTTCCCTCCCAATGTCAACAAGATGAACTCCTACGCTATCCACGGCTCAGGAGAGAATCGTATATATGAGGCTCTTTATCCCATCCCCAAGGAGGAGCTAGAGGAGGGCCAAAAGCCTAACTT CCACCGGCTGGAGTATTTCAAAGATTTTCGCCTGCAGAACATCATGGGAGAGGGCTGGGTCCAGCCAGAATCTGATCTGTGGATTGGAAAGCCTTAA